One Coccinella septempunctata chromosome 8, icCocSept1.1, whole genome shotgun sequence genomic window carries:
- the LOC123319472 gene encoding uncharacterized protein LOC123319472, translating to MSAQIPIQSSWEEFILPTRIAFLTQEKLNKLRKIELRKKVIIHDLIRNNQSVLDRLKDLRFYRGSHSANLRRTSEILDVKLTKALYIKRILEITVRGKKKKEILNMEISELGGAIRHQKTHRHRDFEPTISPLAIYSNDMRNRGMKRKRDYR from the exons atg TCTGCTCAAATACCAATACAAAGTTCTTGGGAGGAGTTCATACTGCCGACAAGGATTGCCTTCTTGACtcaagaaaaattaaacaaattgagaaaaatagagttACGTAAGAAGGTGATCATTCACGATTTAATTCGAAATAATCAGAGTGTGCTGGATCGTTTAAAAGATCTGAGATTCTATAGAGGCAGTCATTCAGcgaatctgagaagaacatcagaaattcttgatgtcaaattgACTAAGGCTTTATATATTAAGAGAATATTGGAAATAACTGTCCGcggaaagaagaagaaggaaatACTGAACATGGAAATATCCGAATTAGGTGGAGCGATCAGACACCAGAAAACTCACAGGCATCGTGATTTTGAACCAACCATATCTCCACTAGCCATATATTCAAATGATATGCGGAATCGCGGAATGAAGAGAAAACGAGATTATCGATAA
- the LOC123318335 gene encoding uncharacterized protein LOC123318335, with the protein MSAQIPIQSSWEEFILPTRIAFLTQEKLNKLRKIELRKKVIIHDLIRNNQSVLDRLKDLRFYRGSHSANLRRTSEILDVKLTKALYIKRILEITVRGKKKKEILNMEISELGGAIRHQKTHRHRDFEPTISPLAIYSNDMRNRGMKRKRDYR; encoded by the exons atg TCTGCTCAAATACCAATACAAAGTTCTTGGGAGGAGTTCATACTGCCGACAAGGATTGCCTTCTTGACtcaagaaaaattaaacaaattgagaaaaatagagttACGTAAGAAGGTGATCATTCACGATTTAATTCGAAATAATCAGAGTGTGCTGGATCGTTTAAAAGATCTGAGGTTCTATAGAGGCAGTCATTCAGcgaatctgagaagaacatcagaaattcttgatgtcaaattgACTAAGGCTTTATATATTAAGAGAATATTGGAAATAACTGTCCGcggaaagaagaagaaggaaatACTGAACATGGAAATATCCGAATTAGGTGGAGCGATCAGACACCAGAAAACTCACAGGCATCGTGATTTTGAACCAACCATATCTCCACTAGCCATATATTCAAATGATATGCGGAATCGCGGAATGAAGAGAAAACGAGATTATCGATAA